A window from Herbaspirillum sp. meg3 encodes these proteins:
- the bamC gene encoding outer membrane protein assembly factor BamC, whose amino-acid sequence MTIRKNVHSASRLLPQRGLTGLMIALAFTSLAGCSAVSNMLEGDRIDYKSAEKAKGPRLEVPPDLTQLQRDNRYAIPEANKGVATASGYNLEQKTRPAAEAAAVAPQAKGDLRIERDGTQRWLVVSQTPEQLWTPIKDFWQDSGFLINVESPDTGVMETDWAENRAKIPQDFIRNTLGKVFDSLYSTGERDKFRTRLERGPNGTTEIFISHRGAEEVLTGSAKETSVWTARPSDPGLEAEFLARLMVRLGAEETKAKAAVANAPSLQARSKLLKAATGSSVQVDESFDRAWRRVGLALDRVGFTVEDRDRSQGVYFVRYVDQNQDAKDKESGGFFSNLFSSKNKDKTAARYRIVVKGTGDVSNITVQNNDGKAEVSQTADKILGLLNDQLK is encoded by the coding sequence ATGACAATTCGCAAGAACGTTCACTCTGCTTCACGTCTTCTCCCACAACGTGGTCTCACGGGTCTTATGATTGCTCTGGCTTTCACCAGCCTCGCAGGATGCAGTGCCGTCAGCAACATGCTGGAAGGGGACCGTATCGACTACAAGAGCGCAGAAAAAGCCAAGGGTCCACGACTCGAAGTACCGCCTGATCTGACACAACTGCAACGCGACAACCGCTATGCGATTCCTGAAGCAAACAAGGGCGTAGCTACCGCGTCCGGCTACAACCTTGAACAGAAGACTCGTCCTGCTGCAGAAGCAGCTGCCGTGGCGCCGCAAGCCAAGGGTGATCTGCGTATCGAGCGCGATGGCACTCAGCGCTGGCTGGTCGTCTCGCAAACACCGGAACAGCTGTGGACACCGATCAAGGACTTCTGGCAAGACTCCGGTTTCCTGATCAACGTCGAATCGCCTGACACCGGCGTGATGGAAACCGACTGGGCTGAAAACCGCGCCAAGATTCCGCAAGACTTCATCCGCAACACACTGGGGAAAGTGTTTGACTCGCTGTACTCCACGGGTGAGCGTGACAAGTTCCGTACTCGTCTGGAACGCGGTCCGAACGGCACCACTGAAATCTTCATCAGCCATCGCGGCGCCGAAGAAGTGCTGACCGGCTCTGCCAAGGAAACTTCGGTGTGGACGGCACGTCCTTCCGATCCAGGTCTGGAAGCAGAATTCCTCGCGCGTCTGATGGTGCGTCTGGGTGCAGAAGAAACCAAGGCCAAGGCTGCGGTTGCCAATGCACCGAGCCTGCAAGCGCGTTCCAAGCTGTTGAAGGCTGCTACCGGCTCCAGCGTACAAGTGGATGAAAGCTTCGACCGCGCATGGCGTCGTGTCGGTCTGGCGCTGGATCGCGTCGGCTTCACTGTGGAAGACCGTGATCGCTCGCAAGGCGTCTATTTCGTGCGTTACGTTGATCAGAACCAGGATGCCAAGGACAAGGAGTCCGGCGGCTTCTTCTCGAACCTGTTCAGCTCCAAGAACAAGGACAAGACAGCAGCGCGCTATCGTATCGTGGTCAAGGGTACCGGCGACGTCAGCAACATCACCGTTCAGAACAACGACGGCAAGGCTGAAGTTTCGCAGACAGCGGACAAGATCCTGGGTCTGTTGAACGATCAGCTGAAGTAA
- the dapA gene encoding 4-hydroxy-tetrahydrodipicolinate synthase, with translation MIKGSIVAIVTPMHPDGSLDFPGLRKLIDWHIAEGTDGIVIVGTTGESPTVSVEEHSELIKVAVEHTAKRIPIIAGTGGNSTSEAIELTEFAKKVGADASLQVVPYYNRPTQEGMYLHFKKIAESVDLPVILYNVPGRTVADMSNETILRLAQVKGIVGVKDATGNIGRGTDLIRLAPKSFSIYSGDDATAIALMLYGGHGNISVTANVAPRDMHELCVAAMSGNIARAIELNNKLLPLHNKLFVEPNPVPLKWAMMEMGLIESGMRLPLAPLGDAYHDTVRGALRESGVLK, from the coding sequence ATGATCAAGGGCAGCATAGTCGCCATCGTCACGCCGATGCATCCGGATGGCAGTCTCGATTTCCCGGGATTGCGCAAGTTGATTGATTGGCATATCGCAGAAGGCACCGACGGCATCGTTATCGTCGGTACTACTGGCGAATCCCCGACCGTATCGGTCGAAGAACATTCCGAGCTGATCAAAGTGGCGGTAGAGCACACCGCAAAACGTATCCCCATCATCGCCGGCACCGGCGGCAATTCGACCTCGGAAGCAATCGAGTTGACCGAGTTCGCCAAGAAGGTTGGCGCCGATGCATCGCTGCAGGTTGTTCCCTACTACAACCGCCCGACGCAAGAAGGCATGTACCTGCACTTCAAGAAGATCGCCGAGTCGGTCGACTTGCCCGTGATTTTGTATAACGTGCCGGGCCGCACCGTTGCAGATATGAGCAACGAAACCATCCTGCGCCTGGCGCAAGTGAAGGGCATCGTCGGCGTCAAGGATGCAACCGGCAATATCGGCCGCGGCACGGATCTGATCCGTCTGGCGCCGAAATCGTTCTCCATTTATTCCGGCGACGACGCTACGGCGATTGCGCTGATGCTGTACGGCGGCCACGGCAATATTTCGGTGACGGCCAACGTCGCGCCGCGCGATATGCACGAGCTGTGTGTTGCGGCCATGAGCGGTAATATCGCCCGCGCAATCGAACTGAACAACAAGCTGCTGCCTTTGCATAACAAGCTGTTTGTCGAACCAAATCCTGTACCGCTGAAGTGGGCAATGATGGAGATGGGCCTGATCGAATCCGGCATGCGTTTGCCGCTGGCTCCGCTGGGCGACGCTTATCACGATACCGTGCGTGGCGCGCTGCGTGAGTCCGGTGTATTAAAATAA
- a CDS encoding tryptophan--tRNA ligase, whose amino-acid sequence MYPDRVVSGMRPTGALHLGHYHGALKNWVKLQSELPCLFFVADWHALTTHYDDPSVIETSTWEMVIDWLAAGVDPSQSTLFIQSRVPEHAELHLLLSMATPLGWLERVPTYKDQQEKLADRDLATYGFLGYPLLQAADVLIYRASQVPVGEDQIPHIEMMREISRRFNHLYGKEKGFEEKAREAVKKLGSKRSKLYQELRTQFQEQGNEEALEQAKAMLDDAQNLSMIDRERLFGYLEGSRKLILTEPQALLTEASRLPGLDGAKMSKSYGNAIALREDKDSVTKKVRTMPTDPQRVRRTDPGDPTKCPVWQFHLVYSDDAARQWVDKGCRSAGIGCLECKQPVIDAILKEQQPMLERAQQYIDDPSLVRAIIADGCDTARKLAQDTMRDVREAMGLGY is encoded by the coding sequence ATGTATCCTGACCGCGTTGTCTCCGGTATGCGCCCCACAGGCGCGCTGCATCTGGGCCACTATCACGGCGCCCTGAAGAACTGGGTCAAGCTGCAATCTGAACTGCCTTGCCTGTTTTTTGTTGCTGACTGGCATGCATTGACGACACACTACGATGACCCAAGCGTCATCGAAACCAGCACCTGGGAAATGGTGATCGACTGGTTAGCCGCCGGTGTCGATCCTTCCCAATCCACCTTGTTCATTCAGTCACGCGTACCTGAACACGCCGAGCTGCATCTGTTGTTGTCGATGGCGACACCTCTGGGCTGGCTGGAGCGCGTGCCGACCTATAAGGATCAGCAGGAGAAACTGGCTGATCGCGATCTGGCGACTTATGGTTTCCTCGGTTATCCGTTGCTGCAAGCGGCCGACGTGCTGATCTACCGCGCCAGTCAGGTGCCGGTGGGCGAAGACCAGATTCCCCATATCGAGATGATGCGCGAGATTTCGCGTCGCTTTAACCATCTCTACGGCAAGGAAAAAGGTTTCGAGGAAAAAGCGCGCGAAGCCGTCAAAAAACTCGGCAGCAAACGCTCCAAGCTGTATCAGGAGCTACGCACGCAATTTCAGGAGCAGGGCAACGAAGAAGCGCTGGAGCAAGCCAAGGCCATGCTCGACGACGCGCAGAATTTGTCCATGATCGACCGCGAGCGCCTGTTTGGTTATCTGGAAGGCAGCCGCAAGTTGATCCTGACCGAGCCGCAAGCCTTGCTGACAGAAGCCTCACGCTTGCCCGGGCTGGACGGCGCAAAAATGTCCAAGAGCTACGGCAATGCCATCGCACTGCGCGAAGACAAGGATTCCGTCACCAAGAAGGTCCGCACCATGCCGACCGATCCACAACGCGTGCGCCGCACCGATCCCGGTGATCCGACCAAATGTCCGGTTTGGCAATTCCATCTGGTCTATTCCGATGATGCTGCACGGCAATGGGTCGACAAGGGTTGCCGTTCCGCCGGGATTGGTTGTCTGGAATGCAAGCAACCGGTTATTGATGCCATCCTGAAAGAACAGCAACCGATGCTGGAACGGGCGCAGCAATATATCGACGACCCATCGCTGGTGCGCGCCATCATTGCAGACGGCTGCGATACGGCCCGCAAGCTGGCGCAAGACACCATGCGCGACGTCCGCGAAGCCATGGGACTGGGTTATTAA
- a CDS encoding site-2 protease family protein, translating into MNDLIQTVAVYALPVLFAITLHEAAHAFAAKYFGDTTAYMMGRMSLNPLKHIDPFGTIVIPVLLYFATSGAFLFGYAKPVPLDFGKLRKPKRDMAWVALAGPAANFLMALIWTLMIYALAIGGVEEEFFMLMAKAGVLTNLVMFAFNLFPIPPLDGGRILTSLLPNKYAYKFAQIEPYGFFIVMALVLLKVIYTWWMAPVMYLAGSLLQLITSPLSLLF; encoded by the coding sequence ATGAATGATCTTATCCAGACTGTCGCAGTGTATGCGCTCCCGGTACTGTTCGCGATTACACTGCACGAGGCGGCTCACGCCTTTGCTGCAAAGTACTTTGGCGACACGACCGCCTACATGATGGGGCGCATGAGCCTCAATCCACTCAAACACATCGATCCTTTCGGCACCATCGTGATTCCGGTGTTGCTGTATTTCGCAACCAGCGGGGCTTTCCTGTTCGGTTATGCCAAGCCGGTGCCGCTGGACTTCGGCAAGCTGCGCAAGCCCAAGCGCGATATGGCGTGGGTAGCGCTTGCCGGTCCGGCTGCCAACTTCCTGATGGCATTGATCTGGACGCTGATGATTTACGCATTGGCAATCGGTGGCGTCGAAGAAGAATTCTTCATGTTGATGGCCAAAGCCGGAGTGCTGACCAATCTGGTGATGTTCGCCTTCAACCTGTTTCCGATCCCACCGCTGGATGGCGGCCGCATTCTGACCAGTTTGCTGCCGAACAAATATGCGTATAAATTTGCACAGATTGAGCCTTACGGTTTCTTTATCGTCATGGCATTGGTTTTGCTCAAGGTGATTTACACCTGGTGGATGGCGCCGGTCATGTACCTGGCAGGAAGCTTGCTGCAGTTGATTACTTCGCCGTTGTCCTTACTTTTTTAA
- a CDS encoding L-threonylcarbamoyladenylate synthase: MSQFFQIHPDNPQLRLIKQAAQIIQGGGIVALPTDSCYALVCQLDDKNAVERLRRIRGVDEKHHLTLLCRDLSEIAQYAKVDNRQYRLLKAATPGPYTFILEATKEVPRRLSHPSRKTIGLRVPENQIAHALLAELGQPLIGTTLILPDQDDALTDAGDIRDRLEKQIELVIDSGACSLEPTTVIDLSDDTEPVLVRQGRGDAAPFGL, encoded by the coding sequence ATGAGTCAGTTTTTCCAGATCCATCCCGATAACCCTCAACTGCGCCTGATCAAGCAGGCCGCGCAGATTATCCAGGGCGGCGGCATCGTCGCCTTGCCGACCGATTCCTGTTATGCGCTGGTATGCCAGCTCGATGACAAGAATGCGGTGGAACGCCTGCGCCGTATCCGCGGTGTCGACGAAAAGCATCATCTGACCTTGCTGTGCCGCGATCTCAGCGAAATCGCCCAATACGCCAAGGTCGACAACCGCCAGTACCGTTTGCTCAAGGCGGCAACGCCGGGGCCGTACACCTTCATTTTGGAAGCTACCAAGGAAGTACCGCGCCGCCTGAGCCATCCGTCGCGCAAGACCATCGGCCTGCGCGTGCCGGAAAACCAGATCGCCCACGCCTTGCTGGCAGAACTGGGCCAGCCCTTGATCGGCACGACCCTGATCCTGCCGGATCAGGACGATGCGCTGACCGATGCCGGGGATATTCGCGATCGTCTGGAAAAGCAGATTGAGCTCGTCATCGACAGCGGCGCCTGTAGCCTGGAGCCGACCACGGTCATCGATCTCAGCGATGACACCGAGCCGGTGCTGGTACGGCAGGGGCGGGGTGACGCGGCGCCGTTCGGTTTATAA
- the htpX gene encoding protease HtpX — translation MKRIFLFLATNIAVLVVMSVILSLLGVDRFLTRAGLNLPMLLVFSIVVGFTGSIISLLMSKTMAKWSTGARVIDTPVNSTEVWLVNTVSKLAQRAGIGMPEVAVYEGEPNAFATGAFKDSALVAVSTGLLQGMTKEEVEAVLGHEVAHIANGDMVTMTLIQGVVNTFVVFLSRVVGYFVDSALRRNNDNSGPGIGYMVTVMVCQIVFGIGASMIVAWFSRHREFRADAGSAKLLGGPQPMINALARLGGIPVSGLPESMAAMGINDKPGFMELFSTHPPMEQRIAALRGQR, via the coding sequence ATGAAACGCATATTCCTCTTCCTCGCGACCAATATCGCCGTGCTGGTGGTGATGAGCGTGATCTTGTCCCTGCTCGGCGTGGACAGATTCCTGACGCGTGCTGGACTCAACCTGCCGATGCTGCTGGTGTTTTCCATCGTCGTCGGTTTTACCGGTTCCATCATTTCGCTGCTGATGAGCAAGACCATGGCGAAGTGGAGTACCGGTGCGCGCGTGATCGATACGCCGGTCAATTCCACCGAAGTCTGGCTGGTCAATACCGTCAGCAAGCTGGCGCAGCGCGCCGGCATCGGCATGCCTGAAGTTGCTGTTTATGAAGGCGAGCCGAATGCTTTCGCTACCGGCGCGTTCAAGGATTCTGCATTGGTTGCCGTGTCGACCGGCCTGCTGCAAGGCATGACCAAAGAAGAAGTCGAAGCCGTGCTCGGCCATGAAGTGGCGCATATCGCCAACGGCGACATGGTGACCATGACGCTGATTCAGGGCGTGGTGAACACCTTCGTCGTATTCCTGTCGCGCGTGGTCGGTTACTTCGTGGACTCGGCGTTGCGCCGTAACAATGACAATTCCGGCCCTGGCATCGGCTACATGGTGACCGTCATGGTTTGCCAGATCGTGTTTGGTATCGGTGCGTCGATGATCGTGGCTTGGTTCTCGCGTCATCGCGAATTCCGTGCTGACGCCGGTTCTGCCAAGCTGCTTGGTGGCCCACAGCCAATGATCAATGCGCTGGCGCGTCTGGGTGGCATCCCGGTCAGCGGTTTGCCGGAATCGATGGCGGCAATGGGCATCAACGACAAGCCGGGTTTCATGGAGTTGTTTTCCACGCACCCGCCGATGGAACAGCGCATCGCGGCATTGCGCGGTCAGCGATAA
- a CDS encoding 3',5'-nucleoside bisphosphate phosphatase, which translates to MLNVDLHCHSNVSDGLLPPAEVAARAKANGVDVWALTDHDEISGIAIAREAAQDLGMHYIPGVEISITWAGQTVHIVGLCIDEKNETLVKGLASTRNGRERRGRDIAAGLEKVGIPNAFEGALKHVGNPDLMSRTHFARYIVEIGRCADTKEVFRNYLCEGKPGYVPHRWATLKESVDWIRGAGGVAVIAHPGRYQYSDLEFGVLFDEFKQHGGAAIEVTTGSHTPDQYEEYARVAKRYGFLASIGSDFHGPGESRVDLGALPPLPKDLTPVWHDWKLASR; encoded by the coding sequence ATGCTCAACGTCGATCTGCACTGCCACTCCAACGTCTCTGACGGCTTGCTGCCGCCAGCGGAGGTGGCTGCGCGCGCCAAGGCCAATGGCGTCGATGTCTGGGCGCTGACCGATCACGACGAAATCAGCGGCATTGCCATCGCGCGCGAGGCCGCACAGGATCTCGGGATGCATTACATTCCCGGCGTCGAAATCTCGATCACATGGGCAGGGCAGACTGTGCATATCGTCGGCTTGTGCATCGATGAAAAGAACGAGACGCTGGTGAAGGGGCTGGCGTCGACGCGCAACGGCCGCGAACGGCGTGGTCGCGACATTGCAGCAGGGCTGGAAAAGGTCGGTATCCCCAACGCCTTTGAAGGCGCGCTCAAACACGTGGGCAATCCCGATCTGATGTCGCGCACGCATTTCGCCCGCTACATCGTTGAGATCGGCCGCTGCGCCGACACCAAGGAAGTGTTTCGCAACTATCTGTGCGAGGGGAAACCCGGCTATGTGCCGCATCGCTGGGCGACGCTCAAGGAGTCGGTCGACTGGATTCGCGGAGCCGGCGGCGTGGCGGTGATTGCGCACCCCGGACGCTATCAGTACAGCGATCTGGAATTCGGCGTCTTGTTCGATGAATTCAAGCAGCATGGCGGTGCAGCTATCGAAGTCACCACCGGCAGCCACACGCCGGATCAATACGAGGAATATGCCCGCGTCGCCAAGCGCTACGGCTTTCTCGCATCGATCGGCTCGGATTTCCATGGCCCGGGCGAATCGCGTGTGGATCTGGGCGCATTGCCGCCATTGCCGAAGGATCTGACGCCGGTTTGGCACGACTGGAAATTGGCGAGTCGCTAA
- a CDS encoding alpha/beta fold hydrolase translates to MKPSRSEFLDIRGLRYHVRHWGDPQAPKIFMVHGWMDISASFQFMVDCLQKEWHVIAPDWRGFGLTERPQADTYWYPDYLADLDALLLHYAPDEAVNLLGHSLGGNVVGLYAGVRPQRIAKLVNLEGFGLPSTKPEQAPGRFAKWLDELQEKPEMRSYATLEEVMGRLQKTNPRLSRERAAFLAQHWAGQNDDGTWAILGDPAHKNTNPLLYRVDEVTACWAQITSPVLWVEAAETDIWRWFGQNTLMRPEIERRIGFLRNVRTEIIPDAGHMLHHDQPALLATVIEAFLNE, encoded by the coding sequence ATGAAGCCATCCCGTTCCGAATTCCTTGATATCCGCGGTTTGCGATATCACGTACGCCACTGGGGTGATCCACAGGCGCCCAAAATTTTCATGGTGCACGGCTGGATGGATATCTCGGCCTCATTCCAGTTCATGGTCGATTGCCTGCAAAAGGAATGGCATGTCATTGCGCCCGACTGGCGCGGCTTTGGCCTGACCGAGCGGCCTCAGGCCGACACCTACTGGTATCCCGACTATCTGGCCGACCTGGATGCCTTGTTGCTGCACTATGCACCGGACGAGGCAGTCAATTTGCTCGGTCACAGCCTCGGCGGCAACGTTGTCGGCCTGTATGCAGGCGTGCGCCCGCAACGCATTGCCAAGCTGGTCAATCTGGAAGGTTTCGGTCTGCCCAGCACCAAGCCCGAACAAGCGCCCGGACGTTTTGCCAAATGGCTCGACGAACTGCAGGAAAAGCCGGAGATGCGCAGCTACGCTACTCTCGAAGAAGTCATGGGCCGTCTGCAAAAGACCAATCCACGGCTGAGCCGCGAGCGCGCCGCCTTCCTGGCGCAACACTGGGCCGGCCAGAATGACGACGGCACTTGGGCGATCCTCGGCGATCCGGCGCACAAGAACACCAATCCGCTGCTGTATCGCGTTGACGAAGTCACCGCCTGCTGGGCGCAGATCACTTCCCCGGTCTTGTGGGTGGAAGCGGCAGAAACCGACATCTGGCGCTGGTTCGGTCAAAACACGCTGATGCGCCCGGAAATCGAACGCCGTATCGGCTTCCTCCGCAACGTCCGTACGGAAATCATTCCGGACGCCGGACACATGCTCCATCACGATCAGCCGGCGTTGCTGGCGACGGTGATTGAAGCGTTTCTGAACGAATAA
- a CDS encoding patatin-like phospholipase family protein: MQNKIVTLALQGGGSHGAFTWGVLDRLLEDGRMAFEGISGASAGAMNAAVLSHGFNVGGREGAREALAAFWGRIAIKEPFSFLPPEMMPGGTSLLTQTTPAAMHAFLAMTRFFSPTQLNPLDINPLRDILEEQIDFDRLRTRSAIKLFIAATKVSSGTLKIFRDRELTLDALLASACLPSMHRPVEIDGEAYWDGGLTANPPIFPLLHLCSSRDLLVVLLHPCSRPGTPTSTHDIGQRLSEISFSSAFFTEVGGLALAKREAESGMFAFGTLERRLKRLNMHLIEANDLMSQLDVMSKLNTKRSFIHGLYDEGRLAAERWMETHFHTVGLKSSFDLGRYLQ, from the coding sequence ATGCAAAACAAGATCGTGACATTGGCGTTGCAGGGCGGTGGATCGCACGGTGCCTTTACCTGGGGTGTATTGGATCGTTTGCTGGAAGACGGACGCATGGCGTTTGAGGGCATCAGCGGTGCCAGCGCCGGCGCCATGAATGCAGCGGTCTTGTCACACGGCTTTAACGTCGGCGGCCGCGAAGGTGCACGCGAGGCGCTGGCGGCTTTCTGGGGGCGTATCGCGATCAAGGAGCCGTTCAGTTTCTTGCCGCCGGAGATGATGCCGGGCGGTACCAGCTTGCTGACCCAGACCACTCCGGCGGCGATGCACGCCTTTCTGGCGATGACGCGCTTCTTTTCGCCGACGCAGCTGAATCCGCTGGATATCAATCCATTGCGCGACATCCTGGAAGAGCAGATTGACTTCGACCGTTTGCGTACGCGCAGCGCCATCAAATTATTCATTGCTGCGACCAAGGTCAGCTCCGGCACGCTGAAGATTTTCCGTGACAGGGAACTGACGCTGGATGCCTTGTTGGCTTCGGCTTGCCTGCCTTCAATGCACCGCCCGGTCGAGATCGACGGCGAGGCCTATTGGGATGGCGGCTTGACGGCCAATCCACCGATTTTCCCTCTGCTGCATCTGTGCTCGTCGCGCGATTTGCTGGTGGTGCTGCTGCATCCGTGCAGCCGTCCCGGCACGCCGACGTCGACACACGATATTGGTCAGCGTCTCTCGGAGATCAGTTTCAGCTCGGCGTTTTTCACCGAAGTGGGTGGATTGGCCCTGGCCAAGCGCGAAGCGGAGAGCGGCATGTTTGCCTTCGGGACCCTGGAGCGGCGCCTGAAGCGCCTCAACATGCATCTGATCGAGGCCAACGATTTGATGAGCCAGCTTGACGTCATGAGCAAGCTCAACACCAAGCGGTCTTTCATCCACGGTCTTTACGATGAAGGCCGGCTGGCTGCTGAACGCTGGATGGAAACGCACTTCCATACAGTGGGGCTGAAATCGTCCTTCGATCTCGGGCGATATCTGCAGTAA
- a CDS encoding TIGR00730 family Rossman fold protein — translation MKSICVYCGSSAGASEVYAEGARALAREMVKDNIALVYGGGNVGLMGIIATEVIRLGGEATGVIPKALLDKELGHNGLTRLHIVKDMHERKAMMAELSDGFIAMPGGMGTLEELFEVLTWAQLGFHYKPIGLLNVDGFYNNLIAFIEHLVSQRFLTAEQSLLMMHEQNPADLLQRFKTYKPSYTNKWADNTAPAKLLP, via the coding sequence ATGAAATCCATCTGTGTTTATTGCGGTTCTTCCGCCGGCGCGTCCGAAGTCTACGCGGAAGGCGCACGCGCGCTGGCGCGGGAAATGGTCAAAGACAATATTGCTCTGGTGTACGGCGGCGGCAACGTCGGCCTGATGGGCATTATTGCAACAGAAGTCATCCGCCTCGGCGGTGAAGCCACGGGCGTGATCCCGAAGGCACTGCTGGACAAGGAACTGGGTCACAACGGCCTGACCCGTCTGCACATCGTCAAGGACATGCACGAACGCAAGGCCATGATGGCGGAATTGTCGGACGGTTTTATCGCCATGCCGGGCGGCATGGGTACGCTGGAAGAACTGTTTGAAGTGCTGACCTGGGCGCAGCTGGGTTTTCACTACAAACCGATCGGCCTGCTCAATGTGGACGGTTTCTACAACAACCTGATCGCCTTCATCGAACATCTGGTGTCGCAACGCTTCCTGACGGCGGAACAATCGCTGCTGATGATGCATGAGCAAAATCCGGCGGATCTGCTGCAGCGCTTCAAGACGTACAAGCCGAGCTATACCAATAAGTGGGCCGACAACACTGCGCCTGCAAAGCTGCTGCCGTAA